TGGTATTTAAAAAAGAAAATGGCACTGTAATTCTTACCCAAGATGCTTATAACGATTGCTTGCATCAGGGAGATTTAGCGATCACTATGGCTGGTACAGCTACAGAACAGTTTGTCGGTTTGGGGAAACCTGCGATCGCCCTTCCCGGTAATGGCCCACAATTTACCCCAGCCTTTGCCGAAGCTCAATCTCGTCTTTTAGGGCCATCGTTAATTCTAGTTGACCAGCCAGCTAAAGTTGCCCATGTCGTACAGCAGGTACTACGCGACCCCGACCGACTGCAACTAATTGCTGAAAATGGTCTTCGCCGTATGGGAGAATCAGGTGCCGCGTGTCGCATTGCCTCCTGTCTGCTAGAGCGTTTGGGAAGAAGATGAGCGGGCATTTTGTATTTTATTATGCTAGAGAGTAGCTGTAGGTATTACCATCTTTATAGAGGCAACTTGTTTTCGCTTTCAAACCGTGGGAAATCCTCTGAAACCTCTCTCAGGCATAGGACTTATCTCCTAAGAGGTAATTTTAGAATTAATTGCCCACTTTTGCCAATAAACAGATTGTTTTGGTTCAACTAAGCAGTTGATTATTGAGGTATCAAAATCCATGTATAAAATTGGTGTATTGGATGATGATGAAACCTGGTGTTTGATAATCGAGCGCTTTTTAAGTAAAGAATTTGAAGTTTTTACCTATAAAAGGGTTTTTACTTTTTTACAAGAAGTAAATCAATATGATTTAGTAATCGTGGATTTTTCTATCCCTCCTGCCCAATATGAAAAAGGCATGGATGGCTCGGAAATAATCATGCACATAAAAAAAACTTCTCCTACCCCTCCTTTGTTAGTTTTAGTAACAGGATTTATAAGCACTACTAACTTAGAAGTGGGTCAAGAAATTTGTCCGGAAGCCGATGCTTTTATCGCTAAGGATGCCGGAATAGATGCAATTTTAAAAGAAATCAAACGCCTCCTTGCTTCTAAAGAAAAAGAAAATAACCCTCTAGCAGGATGAGCCACCCGCCCGCTTGGGTAGAGGCTAAATAATTCTTGTTGTCCGTTAGCGTTTGAAGGTTTGAAGGTTGGAAAGTTATTAGATTACCTCTAGTCAACGTTTCAACTTTCCAACTTTCTAACTTGACAACTCTTCGCGGACAACGGACAAAAAAACGAGCAATTGATATTGCAATTTAAAGACGTGAAAGCGCTGCTTAGGTGTTCTTGACCAATACCCCAGCTTCTCGCTGGATCGGGAGAACATCTAAAATATCAGTTTGAGCGCAATATTTAAGGTCTTCGAGACAGTCCAAACGTAGAAGCCTTTGACCGTGGCTGGCGTGGTGGAATAACTCTAGTAAATTGTCCTGCCACTGGCGATAAAGAGCGATCGCGCCAAACACTTCATCATTTCCCATGTCTACATTTGCTTTGTCTGCAAGGGCAGAAGCGATCGCGCCAGCACACACCGTATCCTCTAGGGAAAAACTGCCTTCCCAACCAGAACCCAACAACCATACATTCTCTGGTTGCCGATCCAAAAGATACTGCACTGCTGCTTGACGATTGATCAACGCAGCCGCCAGAACAACAGGAGATTCTTGCACTCGTTGCAGGGCGCGGGTGCCATTCGTGGTACTGATAAATAACCGCCGTCCCTGTACCCGTTCTGGAGTGCAATCAAGCGGAGAGTTGCCCAAATCGCAGCCAGTCACCTTAGCGCCACCTCGTTCCCCAGCACGCAGCCGCAGATCCGGCTCCCATTCTTCGCTGAAGAGCATCAATTTTTCCATATCGCTAAAGACTTGGACAGCCTCGGCACCAGCGTTTAGCGCTGTAGCAATGGTAGTGGTGGCACGCAGCACATCGATAGCGATCGCGCAGTCGGGAACACTATCTGGGGGCGTGAGTTCAGGGGTATGGTAAACAAATAATCTCACAAGCTAACTACACCTACAACGAAAGCTGCCGAGTAACATCTTACCTTTATCAGTGTCACTCAATAGCAACGCTCATCCTAAGGCGTTGCACGTATCCCTTGGCAACATCTAGCTATTATTTATTGAGCCTCGGTTTTTATGCTTGGTTTTCAGGCTATTTG
This genomic stretch from Funiculus sociatus GB2-C1 harbors:
- a CDS encoding response regulator, with translation MYKIGVLDDDETWCLIIERFLSKEFEVFTYKRVFTFLQEVNQYDLVIVDFSIPPAQYEKGMDGSEIIMHIKKTSPTPPLLVLVTGFISTTNLEVGQEICPEADAFIAKDAGIDAILKEIKRLLASKEKENNPLAG
- a CDS encoding 2-phosphosulfolactate phosphatase family protein; this translates as MRLFVYHTPELTPPDSVPDCAIAIDVLRATTTIATALNAGAEAVQVFSDMEKLMLFSEEWEPDLRLRAGERGGAKVTGCDLGNSPLDCTPERVQGRRLFISTTNGTRALQRVQESPVVLAAALINRQAAVQYLLDRQPENVWLLGSGWEGSFSLEDTVCAGAIASALADKANVDMGNDEVFGAIALYRQWQDNLLELFHHASHGQRLLRLDCLEDLKYCAQTDILDVLPIQREAGVLVKNT